The DNA sequence AAAAACATCCTGAAGGGTTCAAAAGCAGAAAAACTTATTAATGTTTGCTGTTTTTAAATGGTTGGTACAATGGATAACGTTTTATCCCCATAACCGATAAAGTACGGATTGGGCAGCCATCCGGAAAGCGGATAATCTTTTTCAAGAACAAGCGCTATTTCAGAATCAAGGGAAGACGTGGAACGCATACCGGCTTCTTTAAGATTTGAAATTTTTTTATTTATATCATTCAGAGCTTCTTTTATATTTTTTTGATCTTCTGGCTTTTCCCCTTTTATTCGGTTTAACTGGTTCGTTAAGTCCTGCTGTTTTCTAATCATAATTTGCATAGATTCTCTTTCAGCCCGAGACATTTCCGGTGGCGACACCCTCAGGGGAAGGCCGTACATGATAACCAGGCAGCGGATGGGTCGCTCTGAATTTTTTTGTTCGATAAATCTTCGAACCGGTCCGGCCACTTTCTTGTCATAATCCGACCGGCTGCAGGTTTCATTGTCCGTCACCCAGAGCTTGACAAGGTTTTCCTGTGGAATCTCTCTTTTTGTCATGTAATAATTTGCCAGCCCAATACTTCTGGCTGCATTTATGTTTGCAAGCACAAGGATTTCAGCGGGTTCAAGTGCCCAGCAAGGGGATGTTAAAAATCCCCCGGCTAAAAACAGAAACAATAAAAGTAGGTATAGTAAATTTTTGTTATTTGAATTCATCATTGGGCGTTAATGCTGATTGATTTTACAGCTTAAAGTTTATGATCGCTTCACGATAGGCTTAAAAAACTGTTTCTATCTGCGTCAATTCGCGGTTTCTTTTTAAAAATGGATTCTATATGTTATATGGTGCTTTATATCACTTTGTTTGAAAAATTGGAAACAATGAACCGAAAAATAATAAGTATTTTGCTGATATTGTTTGTATTGTTTATTCTTTACAACACCCTTATTCCGTTTCAACAACACGCTGGGAACCTTGCTTGGGGCGTTGTTAGCCTGGATATATTTTCGATTATTTGCAACCCGGGCTCATCGATCAGTCAAACGACTCTATCGGGAGCAACCGTTGACAATAGTGCTTTGGGCTGTTTTTGTTTTGCAAGTCGCGTCAGCGATCTTTCCTTTCAACGTTTCCATTACCGTATCTGATTTAAAACACAGCCTGAAACAGATGATCATCACACCGTTTCAGAACCACTCCCTGAGTTATTTGCTTCTTGCTAAATCCGTAGGAATAGATGGGCAAAACTTTAACTGGTATAAGTTTATTGAAAATGTGCTCTTCTGGTCCGGTTGGGGATACCTTGCCGCCATGTGCTATTTTATCTACTGGCGGGTGAGGCGAGGTGGGTTGTGGTTGATGATAATGGCGGGGTTTATACCGGGGATTTTCTTGGAGACGTTGCAGATATTTATTGTTTCGCGCTATTGTAACATTAACGATATCATCTCAAACTGGGCGGGCGTAGTAGCAGGTCTTTTGCTTTATTGGTTTTATCGGCCACATGACCGATATTCATCTTCCGAATCCTGGCGCGGCTTAAATGGTGCCGTTGCGCTTTATTTTTTCTTTATGATGTTTGCCGGGTTGCAGCCATTGTGGAGTTTACATCACCGACGACAACGACAAGGTCAGGTGGATTTTCCATGAGTATTTTCTCGTAAGCCATCATGACCTGACCGGTCTGCTGGGCATGGGTGCCGCTTCCAACTCCAAGGTGAAAATCAGGTTGCGGAAGACCTAAATCCTTGAAAAAGTCATCGGACATGTTCAGGTCATAATGCTGGCCGGTATGAATGATGCAGGGCTTGGCCCATTGCTCTTGTTTCAAAGCATGGTAGAGAGGGGCAATCTTCATAAAGTTGGGTCTGGCTGCTGCGATGAGATGGATATGCATGATGGGTTCAGGGTTCCTGTCGAATTACTTCTTGATTTCACTTCGTCTTTAATGCGTTTAATATGGCCGCGGCCAAGTCCTTTGACTTCGCAGCCGAGCTCAAAATAGCGGCGGATCTTTTGGTCGTTAAGAATGCCGAAGCAGTCGATGATTGCTGCCGGTCGCCCTGTCATTTGCACAATATTATCAGGATTCAGCTCAAGGTAATCCTGATGCCTGACCGCCAGGACCACCGCGTCGGCAAACGGAAGGGTTTCTTGCAGATCTTTATGGACCCTGAGATTGCTGAGATTTTCCTGGTTTCTAAAAAATCTTGCGATGGAATGGCCGACCGCAGGATAGGTGTCCTGCTTTTCAAGCTCCCACCAGCGCCGGACATAGGGATCATGGACAACGACTTCCGCGCCCATTTCCGCCAGTTTTCGGACGATGATTTCCGAGCCGCTGTAACGGGTGTCCCCGACATCTT is a window from the Candidatus Desulfatibia profunda genome containing:
- a CDS encoding TIGR03790 family protein, whose protein sequence is MLANINAARSIGLANYYMTKREIPQENLVKLWVTDNETCSRSDYDKKVAGPVRRFIEQKNSERPIRCLVIMYGLPLRVSPPEMSRAERESMQIMIRKQQDLTNQLNRIKGEKPEDQKNIKEALNDINKKISNLKEAGMRSTSSLDSEIALVLEKDYPLSGWLPNPYFIGYGDKTLSIVPTI
- a CDS encoding VanZ family protein, with product MTIVLWAVFVLQVASAIFPFNVSITVSDLKHSLKQMIITPFQNHSLSYLLLAKSVGIDGQNFNWYKFIENVLFWSGWGYLAAMCYFIYWRVRRGGLWLMIMAGFIPGIFLETLQIFIVSRYCNINDIISNWAGVVAGLLLYWFYRPHDRYSSSESWRGLNGAVALYFFFMMFAGLQPLWSLHHRRQRQGQVDFP
- a CDS encoding UDP-N-acetylglucosamine 2-epimerase, yielding MHIHLIAAARPNFMKIAPLYHALKQEQWAKPCIIHTGQHYDLNMSDDFFKDLGLPQPDFHLGVGSGTHAQQTGQVMMAYEKILMENPPDLVVVVGDVNSTMAATRQTS